The Zingiber officinale cultivar Zhangliang chromosome 9A, Zo_v1.1, whole genome shotgun sequence genome window below encodes:
- the LOC122019240 gene encoding thaumatin-like protein 1b, producing MANLHLFSVVFFVIFLLVLGADSTTFNFVNNCLYTVWPATLSNGGIAPLPQTGFELTSGASASVEAPAGWGGRMWARTRCSNDAATGKFSCLSGDCGSGQVACLGAGGAPPTTLMEFTLNGADGNDFYDVSNVDGFNVPVSVVATGGTSGCNSAACPVDINAVCPAELIVAAPDGGVVGCKSACLAFNTDEYCCRGAFGGPDTCKPSNYSMIFKNACPQAYSYAYDDRTSTFTCAGATAYTLTFCPTASAL from the exons ATGGCCAACTTACATCTTTTCTCCGTCGTCTTCTTCGTCATCTTCCTCCTTGTCTTag GAGCGGATTCTACCACGTTCAACTTCGTGAACAATTGCTTGTACACGGTATGGCCGGCGACACTCTCCAACGGCGGCATCGCACCCCTTCCGCAGACAGGATTCGAACTCACCAGCGGCGCCAGCGCCTCGGTGGAGGCGCCGGCCGGATGGGGAGGCCGCATGTGGGCGCGCACCCGGTGCTCCAATGACGCCGCCACCGGCAAGTTTTCCTGCCTCTCCGGGGACTGCGGAAGCGGACAGGTGGCCTGCCTGGGGGCCGGCGGCGCTCCGCCGACCACGCTGATGGAGTTCACTTTGAATGGCGCAGACGGGAACGACTTCTACGACGTGAGCAACGTGGACGGGTTCAACGTGCCGGTGTCGGTGGTGGCAACAGGCGGCACGAGCGGGTGCAACTCTGCGGCGTGCCCCGTCGACATCAATGCGGTGTGCCCGGCGGAGCTGATAGTGGCGGCGCCGGACGGGGGCGTGGTGGGGTGCAAGAGTGCCTGCTTGGCGTTCAACACGGACGAGTACTGTTGCCGAGGGGCGTTTGGGGGCCCGGACACATGTAAGCCCAGCAACTACTCAATGATCTTCAAGAATGCGTGTCCGCAGGCGTATAGCTATGCGTACGACGACAGGACCAGCACGTTTACGTGCGCCGGGGCGACAGCATACACCCTCACTTTCTGCCCTACGGCAAGTGCTCTCTAA